From a region of the Vicia villosa cultivar HV-30 ecotype Madison, WI unplaced genomic scaffold, Vvil1.0 ctg.000244F_1_1_3, whole genome shotgun sequence genome:
- the LOC131625827 gene encoding uncharacterized protein LOC131625827 — protein sequence MMTTGRDVDINVEEMMRWTGAIGQASQENVGYGGKDEFRAFGDFRRCNPPIFEGGYGPDKAHAWMREIEKIFQVVSCTDVQMVQFGTHMLIKEADVWWSNTVRRFEIEGIEVTWTLFRDAFLGNYFPEDVHGKKEVRFLQLKRGGEQFCEKSYDDMREQSGIGKKPSGGGASTPIKCYRCGETGHKTVDCGVGSSRNCYSCGEQGGNCAMCDKPKKDQAKGKVFALCGTETTSKVKLI from the coding sequence ATGATGACTACAGGAAGggatgttgacattaatgttgaggaaatgatgaggtggactggtgcgattggacaagcgtcgcaagagaatgtcggttatggaggaaaggatgagttccgtgcGTTTGGAGACTTTCGAAGGTGCAACCCACCGATCTTcgaaggagggtatggaccggacaaagcgcacgcatggatgagagaaattgagaagatctttcaagtcgtgagttgtactgatgtacagatggtacagtttggtactcacatgctgataAAAGAAGCTGatgtttggtggagtaatactgtgcggagatttgaaatagaaggtattgaagttacttggactcttttccgtgatgcatttttgggaaactattttccagaagatgtccatggaaagaaagaagtgaggtttctacagttgaaacgaggaggagaacagttctgtgagaaatcgtatgatgacatgagggaacaatctggtattggcaagaagccaagtgggggaggagcttctactccgattaagtgttacaggtgtggcgagacgggtcacaaaactgttgattgtggagttggttcaAGTAGGAATTGCTACAGCTGTGGTGAGCAAGGAGGAaattgtgccatgtgcgataagccaaaaaaggatcaagcgaaaggaaaagtgtttgcgttgtGTGGTACTGAGACTACTTCTAAGGTTAAGTTAAtatga